The Barnesiella intestinihominis YIT 11860 genome includes a window with the following:
- a CDS encoding DUF3822 family protein: MEPIEALNRPIKESHKYILAMYADGSYLYILLQHTENRDEIVTERLSLTSEKGVLSIEEAVFSQPILTRPFEKVFFIADSPRFIFIPDAFASTEDNPLYFDFCFPDSEGTLISTDLPQTGAKILFDLNTELSSFVKRTLDRPALLHRLAPACEYFFRKSRLGYTSKMYVHWETDHIDLFCFNQQGFLLSNSFRIRHINDGIYYLLNAWKQLGFHAGEDELSLSGDHENLRQNVIPALRKHLSYITLTKFPSHALTGKENLPLPLRLISVYMR; this comes from the coding sequence ATGGAACCGATAGAGGCACTGAACCGACCGATAAAAGAGAGTCACAAATACATCTTGGCGATGTATGCCGACGGTTCGTATCTGTATATTTTATTACAACACACGGAGAATCGTGACGAAATCGTAACGGAACGTTTATCGCTGACCTCAGAAAAGGGAGTTCTTTCTATCGAAGAGGCGGTTTTCTCCCAACCCATATTGACCCGTCCGTTCGAGAAAGTCTTTTTCATAGCCGACTCTCCTCGGTTTATCTTTATCCCCGACGCATTCGCTTCGACGGAGGACAATCCTCTCTATTTCGATTTTTGTTTTCCAGACAGCGAGGGAACTTTGATTTCGACCGACCTACCTCAAACGGGAGCGAAAATACTTTTCGACCTGAACACAGAGCTGTCGTCTTTCGTGAAGCGCACGTTAGACCGCCCCGCACTGCTACACAGGCTGGCTCCGGCGTGCGAATACTTTTTCAGGAAAAGCCGCTTGGGATATACATCTAAAATGTATGTTCACTGGGAAACCGACCATATCGATTTGTTTTGTTTCAACCAACAGGGCTTCCTGCTATCCAACAGCTTTCGCATACGCCATATCAACGACGGTATATATTATCTATTAAACGCTTGGAAACAATTGGGATTCCATGCCGGGGAAGACGAACTGTCCCTGTCCGGGGACCATGAGAATCTCCGACAAAATGTTATCCCGGCTCTTCGGAAACATCTGTCTTATATCACCTTGACGAAGTTCCCTTCCCACGCTCTCACCGGGAAAGAGAATCTGCCGTTACCTCTGCGCCTAATATCCGTCTACATGCGATAA
- a CDS encoding cell division protein ZapA, whose product MNDDKLKITLRIADLKTPLALRVDYGADEKYWRDAADLFNKRWAFYKDKYKDGLMDSESMMAMVAVEMARLYCEMVQDRKTLLADLRKLEAEAAKILDGHTGE is encoded by the coding sequence ATGAACGATGATAAATTAAAAATAACTCTGAGGATCGCCGATCTGAAAACCCCGTTAGCCTTGCGGGTCGATTATGGAGCGGACGAAAAATATTGGAGAGATGCTGCCGACTTGTTCAACAAGCGTTGGGCTTTTTATAAGGACAAGTATAAAGACGGATTGATGGATTCGGAATCTATGATGGCGATGGTGGCGGTAGAGATGGCTCGATTGTACTGTGAAATGGTACAAGACCGTAAAACCTTGCTGGCCGATTTAAGAAAACTTGAAGCCGAGGCTGCGAAGATATTAGACGGACATACCGGAGAATAA
- a CDS encoding MBOAT family O-acyltransferase, giving the protein MWIEWLNNIKTGAISFWESIDVSKVVDLFVYDGQNPLMFNTGLFLFLFVGFVWIYRLLARRDTLRIYFVILFSLYFYYKSSGLCFLLLLFVALSDYSLGRLLGWVSWKWMRRFFVLMSMAVNLGMLCYFKYTNLLLGTIADFTREPFEPLDIVLPIGISFFTFRSLSYIIDVYRRQMSPVTSLRDYVFYLSFFPPLAAGPVVRAKDFVPQIHRPLEITPMLLGEGLFLVMCGLIKKVVISDYISVNFVDRIFDNPMLYTGFENLMGVYGYTLQIYCDFSGYSDMAIGIALLMGYRFKINFDSPYKSGSITEFWRRWHISLSSWLRDYLYISLGGNRRGKIRTYFNLFITMVLGGLWHGASWLFVIWGAWHGVLLIVHKVYRRIFPVAKDDRPGIIRHFFHVLLTFHVVAAGWIFFRSPSLDVAGQILTQIFTNFRPEAIPSFVSGYAVIFVALVVGYLLHFAPHRWSQWLQRELSWSPLVVKAAILALVLFFVLQVRSSELVPFIYSQF; this is encoded by the coding sequence ATGTGGATAGAGTGGCTCAATAATATAAAGACCGGTGCGATCTCCTTTTGGGAAAGTATCGACGTATCGAAAGTCGTGGATTTATTCGTTTATGACGGGCAGAATCCGCTCATGTTCAATACCGGATTGTTTCTGTTTCTTTTCGTCGGATTTGTCTGGATATACAGGTTGTTGGCGAGGCGCGATACTTTGCGTATCTACTTCGTGATACTTTTTTCTCTCTATTTCTATTATAAATCGAGTGGGCTGTGTTTCCTGTTGTTGCTTTTCGTCGCCCTTTCGGACTATTCGTTGGGGAGGCTTTTAGGTTGGGTTTCGTGGAAATGGATGCGTCGATTTTTCGTTTTGATGAGCATGGCGGTCAATTTGGGGATGCTCTGTTATTTCAAATACACCAACTTGTTACTGGGTACGATTGCCGATTTCACCCGTGAGCCTTTCGAGCCGTTGGATATTGTGTTGCCCATCGGTATCTCTTTTTTCACTTTCCGTTCGTTGAGCTATATTATAGATGTGTATCGGCGGCAAATGTCCCCGGTGACGAGTTTGAGAGATTATGTTTTTTACCTCTCGTTTTTCCCTCCGTTGGCGGCGGGTCCCGTAGTTCGGGCGAAAGACTTTGTCCCTCAGATACACCGTCCGTTGGAGATTACACCTATGCTGTTGGGCGAAGGTCTTTTTCTCGTCATGTGCGGGTTGATTAAAAAGGTAGTTATCTCCGACTACATTAGTGTCAATTTCGTAGACCGCATTTTTGACAATCCCATGCTCTATACCGGATTCGAGAATCTTATGGGTGTCTATGGCTATACCTTGCAGATATACTGTGATTTTTCGGGTTATTCCGATATGGCTATCGGCATAGCCTTGCTTATGGGGTATCGTTTTAAAATCAATTTCGATTCTCCCTATAAGTCGGGTTCTATTACCGAGTTCTGGCGTCGCTGGCATATCTCTTTGTCGAGTTGGTTGCGAGACTATCTCTATATATCTTTGGGCGGGAATCGTCGAGGCAAAATCCGTACCTATTTCAATTTGTTCATAACTATGGTGCTGGGTGGACTTTGGCATGGAGCTTCGTGGCTTTTTGTGATATGGGGTGCTTGGCATGGCGTTTTGTTGATTGTCCATAAAGTTTATCGGCGTATATTCCCTGTGGCGAAAGACGATCGCCCGGGTATTATCCGCCATTTCTTTCATGTTTTGCTCACGTTCCATGTTGTGGCCGCCGGCTGGATATTCTTTCGGTCGCCTTCTCTTGATGTTGCCGGACAGATATTAACCCAGATATTCACCAACTTCCGTCCCGAAGCCATTCCCTCCTTCGTGTCGGGATACGCCGTTATATTCGTGGCTTTGGTAGTCGGTTATCTGCTCCATTTTGCCCCGCATCGCTGGTCGCAGTGGCTGCAACGCGAGCTTTCGTGGTCGCCGCTGGTAGTTAAGGCAGCTATTCTGGCGCTGGTACTCTTCTTTGTTTTGCAGGTGCGTTCGAGCGAACTGGTTCCTTTCATTTACTCCCAGTTTTGA
- a CDS encoding TolC family protein — protein MRNSFLCLFVFAVANMGAQNNMADILASIETNNPELKAGAQIVLSQKAEVSSQNTLEDPNFEFEHLWGADNAKDRKYDISVSQSFDFPSLYVQRNKIGNLKRTLYDGQQAVLRQQILLQAKELCLQVIYLNRCIRLGNERQAAADELVKLYRERLTSGDANILDVNKIEIEQLNITTSNIQRRNELAACLAQLQALNGGEPLNLAESALTEYSDRELPASFDDLKEQALQSDPELQMLRQENQIAGKEVSLNRAGWLPKFELGYRHAYELGERFNGLSVGVSIPLFANRKKVKIAKAQALAGSFTVNNKELQTLAALQSSYNEAVALKDNRERYELLTRQNNFELLQKALASGKISMVEYLVDATQLYEAFENKLSLEYEYQLRLARMYKFEL, from the coding sequence ATGAGAAATAGCTTTTTATGTCTTTTTGTATTCGCTGTTGCGAATATGGGAGCACAAAATAATATGGCGGATATATTGGCTTCTATCGAAACGAACAATCCCGAATTGAAAGCCGGGGCTCAAATCGTTTTGAGTCAGAAAGCCGAAGTATCTTCACAGAACACATTGGAAGACCCTAACTTCGAGTTCGAACATTTATGGGGAGCCGACAATGCCAAAGACCGCAAGTACGATATTTCGGTTTCCCAGTCGTTCGATTTTCCTTCGCTATATGTTCAGCGGAATAAAATAGGGAATTTGAAACGTACTTTGTACGATGGGCAGCAGGCTGTTTTGCGACAACAAATATTGTTGCAGGCAAAGGAGCTGTGTTTGCAGGTGATCTATTTGAATCGTTGTATTCGGTTGGGAAACGAGAGGCAAGCTGCCGCCGACGAGTTGGTCAAACTATATCGTGAACGGCTGACCTCTGGCGATGCCAATATTCTGGACGTGAATAAAATCGAAATCGAGCAGTTAAATATCACGACGAGCAATATACAACGCCGGAATGAGCTGGCCGCTTGTCTGGCGCAGTTGCAGGCGTTGAATGGCGGTGAGCCGTTGAACTTGGCGGAGTCGGCTCTGACGGAATATTCCGATAGGGAGTTGCCGGCATCGTTCGATGACTTGAAAGAACAGGCGTTGCAATCCGATCCCGAATTACAAATGTTGCGGCAGGAAAACCAGATTGCCGGTAAGGAGGTCTCTCTCAACCGGGCAGGCTGGCTGCCGAAGTTCGAGCTGGGCTATCGTCATGCCTACGAATTGGGCGAGCGTTTCAACGGATTATCCGTGGGTGTTTCCATTCCTTTGTTTGCCAATCGCAAGAAAGTGAAGATAGCCAAAGCACAAGCGCTGGCCGGTTCTTTCACCGTTAATAACAAGGAGTTGCAGACGTTGGCGGCGTTGCAGTCTTCCTATAACGAAGCGGTTGCATTGAAAGATAATCGGGAGAGATATGAGTTGTTGACTCGGCAGAATAATTTTGAATTGTTACAGAAGGCTTTGGCATCCGGCAAGATCTCGATGGTGGAGTACTTGGTAGATGCTACGCAACTTTATGAAGCTTTTGAGAATAAACTCTCTTTGGAATATGAGTATCAGTTGCGATTGGCTCGTATGTATAAATTCGAATTATAG
- the cls gene encoding cardiolipin synthase: MLTLALLPPINDWVYIVVYTIYAITILGTIVIIITENRNPVKSLAWVLVLAFLPIVGLVFYIFFGQNFKAKRMVSRRIKRKLRKRDYHSIVNIDSLPLNEESKQEIRLCHSLCSVPYYSGSHVKIFTSGEDKFKHYLQDLEIAQEYIHIQYYIFEDDKLGNRVKEVLLRCARRGIQIRILYDDVGCWSVKKRFFKEMQDAGIAVRPFLEITFPQLASRINYRNHRKITVIDGKIGYIGGMNIADRYVEGTKWGTWRDTHLRIEGPAVRGLQLLFAVDWSYECKEVLSDSRFFPPVADKGKSGIQIAPGGPIGEWSNIAMLFLKAITNAKKNVYIQTPYFLPTESLVKALQTAALAKVDVRLMIPERSDSTVLRFASFSYITEMLRAGVKVYFYQPGILHSKTIIIDDELCSVGSTNFDFRSFEHNFEANAFIYDREVNSEMKRIFLEDQQQCRRIIQHYWRHRPLYQKGIESIMRLLSPVL, encoded by the coding sequence ATGTTGACACTCGCCCTATTACCGCCTATCAACGACTGGGTATACATCGTGGTCTATACGATATATGCCATTACCATACTGGGTACGATCGTGATAATCATCACAGAGAATCGCAATCCGGTAAAAAGTTTGGCATGGGTACTCGTATTGGCATTTCTTCCCATCGTAGGATTGGTTTTCTATATTTTTTTCGGGCAGAATTTCAAGGCGAAAAGAATGGTTTCCCGACGCATAAAGAGGAAATTACGAAAGCGGGATTATCATTCGATCGTCAATATCGACAGTCTTCCACTGAACGAGGAGAGCAAGCAAGAGATAAGATTGTGCCACAGTTTGTGCAGTGTACCGTATTATTCGGGAAGCCACGTGAAGATATTCACTTCGGGAGAAGACAAATTCAAACACTACCTGCAAGATTTGGAGATTGCCCAAGAGTATATCCATATCCAATATTACATCTTCGAGGACGATAAACTCGGCAACCGAGTCAAGGAGGTTTTGCTTCGATGCGCCCGCCGAGGCATACAAATAAGAATCCTATACGACGATGTGGGTTGTTGGTCGGTGAAAAAACGATTTTTCAAAGAGATGCAGGATGCAGGAATCGCCGTACGTCCTTTCCTTGAAATCACGTTTCCCCAACTCGCCAGCCGAATCAATTACCGGAACCACCGCAAAATAACGGTCATCGATGGAAAAATAGGCTACATAGGAGGCATGAATATCGCCGACCGCTATGTCGAAGGGACCAAATGGGGAACGTGGCGCGACACACATTTGCGCATCGAGGGGCCTGCGGTAAGAGGATTACAATTGTTGTTCGCCGTCGATTGGAGCTACGAATGCAAAGAGGTTCTTTCGGATTCCCGATTTTTTCCACCGGTAGCAGACAAAGGGAAAAGCGGCATACAAATCGCTCCGGGCGGCCCCATAGGGGAATGGTCGAACATCGCCATGCTTTTCTTGAAAGCGATTACCAATGCTAAAAAAAACGTATATATACAAACGCCTTATTTCCTGCCTACCGAAAGTTTGGTGAAAGCCTTGCAAACCGCAGCTCTCGCCAAAGTGGACGTGCGGCTAATGATACCGGAACGGTCGGACTCGACGGTATTGCGTTTTGCATCGTTTTCTTACATAACGGAAATGTTACGCGCCGGGGTAAAAGTTTACTTTTACCAACCGGGCATACTTCATTCCAAGACGATCATCATAGACGACGAGTTATGTTCGGTAGGCTCTACCAACTTCGACTTTCGCAGCTTCGAACACAATTTCGAAGCCAACGCTTTCATTTATGACCGAGAGGTCAACAGTGAAATGAAACGTATTTTCTTGGAGGACCAGCAACAATGTCGTCGCATTATCCAACACTATTGGCGACACCGTCCCCTCTATCAAAAAGGGATAGAGTCTATCATGAGGTTATTGAGCCCTGTATTATAA
- a CDS encoding ATP-dependent RecD-like DNA helicase codes for MITDLLVQQIESCLPYEPNREQSELLQQLAAFVLDGRDDSLFLLRGYAGTGKTSLVGALVKALTQLQSKVVLLAPTGRAAKVFSRYARHSAYTIHRRIYRQKSYSPDMEGFLIGENLAKHTLFIVDEASMIANSVGEGAVYGSGRLLDDLVEYVYSGEHCRLILLGDTAQLPPVGQERSPALDAAVMGGYGLNVVEYELREVARQAAESGILYNATRLRECMEEAPLPRPCLRVNGFPDVEALSGEYLVERISDSYDRVGLDETIVVTRSNKRANIFNQGIRNQILYREEELTAGDLLLVAKNNYFWGKDYKEVDFIANGDVARVVRVLKRTDMYGFCFADVQLYFPDLEVEMEAKILLDTLTSESPSLTREQQETLFAQVLADYYDVTTKREKMKRLKTDPWFNALQVKYAYGVTCHKAQGGQWKHVYVDMGYIPQGAVSLDFYRWLYTAFTRATEKIWLVNMSEEFRESSL; via the coding sequence ATGATTACCGACCTGCTTGTCCAACAGATAGAAAGTTGTTTGCCGTACGAACCGAATCGCGAACAGAGTGAGTTGTTGCAGCAGCTAGCCGCTTTTGTCCTCGACGGACGGGACGACTCGTTGTTCCTGCTACGGGGATATGCGGGAACTGGTAAAACCTCACTGGTGGGAGCTTTGGTAAAAGCATTGACACAGTTGCAGAGCAAGGTGGTATTGCTGGCTCCTACGGGGCGTGCGGCTAAGGTGTTTTCTCGGTATGCTCGTCACTCGGCCTATACGATTCATCGGAGGATATATCGGCAAAAGAGCTATTCGCCCGATATGGAAGGATTTCTTATCGGGGAAAATCTGGCGAAACACACGCTGTTTATTGTCGACGAGGCCTCCATGATTGCCAACTCGGTGGGTGAAGGGGCGGTTTACGGTTCCGGGAGGCTGCTCGACGATTTGGTCGAGTATGTCTATTCAGGCGAGCATTGTCGGTTGATTTTGTTGGGCGATACTGCACAGCTGCCTCCGGTGGGTCAGGAGCGTAGTCCGGCTTTGGATGCCGCCGTTATGGGCGGTTACGGATTGAATGTCGTGGAATATGAATTGCGGGAGGTCGCTCGGCAGGCTGCCGAATCGGGAATCCTCTATAATGCCACCCGTTTGCGGGAATGTATGGAAGAAGCGCCATTGCCCCGACCCTGCTTGCGGGTGAATGGGTTTCCCGATGTCGAGGCTCTTAGCGGAGAGTATTTGGTAGAACGTATATCCGACTCTTACGACCGTGTCGGACTCGACGAAACGATTGTCGTCACTCGTTCCAATAAACGGGCCAATATATTCAATCAGGGGATTCGTAACCAGATACTCTATCGGGAAGAGGAGCTTACCGCAGGCGATCTGTTGTTGGTCGCCAAGAATAACTATTTCTGGGGAAAGGACTATAAAGAGGTCGATTTCATCGCTAACGGCGATGTGGCCCGTGTCGTGCGAGTACTTAAACGTACCGATATGTATGGTTTCTGCTTTGCCGATGTACAGCTTTATTTCCCCGATTTGGAAGTCGAGATGGAAGCTAAGATTCTATTGGATACCCTTACCAGTGAGTCCCCTTCTCTGACAAGGGAACAGCAGGAGACTCTTTTTGCGCAAGTCTTGGCCGACTATTATGACGTTACGACAAAGAGAGAAAAAATGAAACGGCTGAAAACCGATCCGTGGTTCAACGCTTTGCAAGTAAAATATGCCTATGGGGTAACTTGTCACAAAGCGCAAGGCGGTCAGTGGAAACATGTCTATGTCGATATGGGGTATATCCCTCAGGGTGCGGTTTCGCTCGATTTCTATCGTTGGCTTTATACGGCTTTCACCCGGGCGACCGAGAAGATATGGCTGGTCAATATGAGCGAAGAGTTTCGGGAGTCGTCTTTATAA
- a CDS encoding GDSL-type esterase/lipase family protein gives MKNKKQGNNSSKYKDGHVVALLVLSLVFLFLLTQLPVLEWGGFATKPVDLFSDIRVDEQDLDLPGDAEWQEEGTEWLNEGGDSLSSVEKDEPQNRQVVPDTIRVQETADTLLVTNISSDTAEVGNLPRRDGDVVLFEDFSPGKNGLSHLLSSLKERASLGRPVRLAFLGDSFIEADIFTQDVRSLLQSRYGGSGVGYVSMHSDFPGFRRSVVQSGEGWEVHSVLKPKEVDWKVMTLQQQYFVPLEGATAQYRGTTKIEHADSWALSRFVFIARQDCSVELKIADGEWQVFPVAGSHEVQSLAVEGQTPRFQVRVGNTPGFAAIGVWLDDVQGIAVDNISTRGYSGLSLGALSRERVVQMDSIVPYDAIVLQYGLNVMTPEILHYGSYARKMTEVIRHLRECYPHTDIILMGVGDRSRKANGAFVTMPAVVALSEAQRRAARSAGVVFWDTYEAMGGHNGMLDYVANGQANKDYTHINHKGGKRLATEFVKSLEYEMNREGL, from the coding sequence GTGAAGAATAAAAAGCAAGGGAATAATTCCTCTAAATACAAAGACGGGCATGTGGTTGCTCTGTTGGTGCTCTCTCTCGTTTTTCTGTTTCTCCTGACTCAGTTGCCTGTTTTGGAGTGGGGTGGATTCGCGACGAAACCTGTCGATCTCTTTTCCGATATCCGTGTCGATGAGCAAGATTTGGATTTGCCGGGTGATGCAGAGTGGCAGGAGGAGGGAACGGAGTGGTTGAACGAGGGGGGGGACTCTCTTTCCTCTGTGGAGAAAGATGAACCGCAAAATCGACAAGTCGTGCCCGATACGATAAGGGTACAAGAAACAGCCGACACTCTTCTCGTAACGAATATTTCGTCCGATACGGCAGAGGTCGGGAATCTTCCCCGACGGGACGGCGATGTGGTTTTGTTCGAAGATTTCTCGCCGGGGAAAAATGGTTTGTCTCATCTTCTCTCGTCCTTGAAGGAACGAGCCTCATTGGGACGTCCCGTGCGTTTGGCATTTTTGGGCGATTCGTTTATCGAGGCCGATATATTCACGCAAGACGTGCGAAGTTTGTTGCAATCCCGGTATGGTGGGAGTGGTGTGGGATACGTGTCTATGCATTCCGATTTTCCCGGATTTCGTCGGTCGGTCGTACAGTCGGGCGAAGGTTGGGAAGTGCATAGTGTATTGAAACCCAAAGAAGTCGACTGGAAGGTCATGACTTTGCAGCAGCAGTATTTCGTACCGTTGGAGGGTGCTACGGCTCAATATAGAGGAACTACGAAAATAGAACATGCCGATAGTTGGGCACTGTCTCGGTTCGTATTTATCGCCCGGCAGGATTGCTCGGTCGAGTTGAAAATAGCCGATGGCGAATGGCAGGTTTTTCCCGTTGCGGGTTCTCATGAGGTTCAATCTTTGGCGGTAGAGGGGCAAACCCCACGTTTTCAAGTAAGGGTGGGAAATACACCGGGATTTGCAGCCATAGGCGTGTGGCTGGACGATGTGCAGGGCATTGCTGTCGATAATATATCGACTCGTGGTTATTCGGGTCTTTCGCTCGGGGCGTTGTCCCGGGAAAGGGTGGTTCAGATGGATAGTATCGTTCCCTACGATGCCATTGTGTTGCAATACGGACTGAATGTGATGACTCCCGAAATTTTGCATTACGGGTCTTATGCCCGTAAGATGACAGAAGTCATTCGTCACTTGCGGGAGTGCTATCCGCATACCGATATTATATTGATGGGAGTAGGTGATCGCAGTCGCAAAGCGAACGGGGCTTTCGTTACGATGCCGGCGGTAGTCGCTCTTTCCGAAGCGCAACGTCGTGCGGCACGAAGTGCTGGTGTCGTTTTTTGGGATACATACGAGGCGATGGGAGGGCACAACGGGATGCTCGATTATGTCGCTAACGGGCAGGCGAATAAAGACTATACGCACATTAACCATAAAGGCGGTAAACGATTGGCGACCGAGTTTGTCAAGTCGTTGGAGTATGAAATGAATCGGGAAGGCTTATGA
- a CDS encoding GDSL-type esterase/lipase family protein, giving the protein MKFRLSVIGFFFVVAVLAVQLCAQLTGDTVTVPSFLKKEKNVIEFNDADWSALFDGMVRLQNDTDTVPRVVAMVHIGDSHVQAGFLTEAVRLPLQRRFGDAGRGLVVPLKLAKTNEPRDYSVVADGSWNFSRCVGRKYSNYTPGVGGIAIVPRNGRIDLTVSTLSKTDDCAGFKKVRLFHAPVDSFPGVISEPFLVEGETLLPFLTHFSWEESVCSVHLTGEAVSKETPLAIYGASLETGESGILYHTIGNNGAFYSSYAAIPGFSEQVAALSPSLIVLSLGTNESFSTSLTRDELYKQIDTVVSSLRKDCPQAQILLTTPAECARRRVRRVNKKRRVYYTPNARVKLVRETIRSYAVEHRLACWDWYEIAGGEGSSSQWRKAGFMAYDRTHCTETGYRVQGEMLYRALMKAYQEYVDRVAQ; this is encoded by the coding sequence ATGAAATTTCGTTTGTCGGTAATAGGGTTTTTCTTCGTTGTCGCAGTGCTGGCAGTGCAACTTTGTGCACAGCTGACAGGCGACACGGTTACTGTACCCTCTTTTTTGAAAAAAGAGAAAAACGTTATCGAGTTTAACGATGCCGATTGGTCGGCTCTGTTCGATGGAATGGTACGGTTGCAGAACGACACGGATACTGTTCCTCGGGTAGTGGCGATGGTTCATATCGGCGATTCGCATGTTCAGGCAGGGTTTCTCACCGAGGCTGTCCGATTACCGTTGCAGCGAAGGTTCGGGGATGCAGGGCGTGGGTTGGTCGTTCCTTTGAAGTTAGCGAAGACCAATGAACCGAGAGATTATTCGGTCGTGGCGGACGGAAGTTGGAATTTTTCTCGTTGTGTAGGGCGGAAGTATAGTAACTATACACCGGGAGTAGGCGGTATAGCTATTGTACCCCGTAACGGTCGCATTGATTTGACGGTTTCCACGCTTAGTAAGACCGATGACTGTGCCGGTTTCAAGAAAGTTCGTTTGTTCCATGCGCCGGTCGACTCTTTTCCGGGAGTAATTTCAGAACCTTTTTTGGTCGAGGGAGAAACCCTATTACCTTTTTTGACCCATTTTTCGTGGGAGGAGTCCGTGTGTAGCGTTCATCTTACGGGAGAAGCCGTCTCGAAAGAGACGCCTTTGGCCATTTATGGAGCGAGCCTTGAAACCGGTGAGAGCGGAATTCTTTATCACACTATCGGTAACAACGGGGCTTTTTACAGTAGTTATGCTGCCATTCCCGGCTTTTCCGAGCAGGTGGCAGCACTCTCGCCGTCGCTTATTGTTTTGTCGTTGGGTACGAATGAGTCGTTTTCCACCTCTTTGACCCGCGACGAGTTATATAAACAGATCGATACCGTCGTTTCGTCTTTGCGAAAAGATTGTCCGCAGGCTCAAATTTTGCTGACTACTCCGGCCGAATGTGCTCGGCGTCGGGTGCGTCGCGTAAATAAAAAACGTAGAGTTTATTATACGCCGAATGCTCGGGTAAAGCTCGTTCGGGAAACGATTCGTTCCTATGCGGTGGAGCATCGGCTGGCTTGTTGGGATTGGTACGAAATTGCCGGAGGCGAAGGTTCGTCCTCGCAATGGCGGAAGGCCGGGTTCATGGCCTATGACCGTACCCATTGCACCGAGACGGGCTATCGGGTGCAGGGCGAAATGTTGTATCGTGCTCTTATGAAAGCTTATCAGGAATATGTGGATAGAGTGGCTCAATAA